The genomic segment CCCCCCCCCCCCCCCCCCCCCCCCCCCCCCCCCCCCCCCCCCCCCCCCCTCCCCCGGCGTTCGCCCTCACGCTAGCCGCAAAGGAAACGGCCGCCTTTCGGCGGCCGAGTCATTGGGGCGCGGGGCGCGGGGCGCAGGGCGCAGAACGCAGCGCCGTTCAGATGGTGAAACGACGCACCCCGGGGCGAGTCGGAGTGACACGCGGCAGCGAAAGCACGCCCGGAGTGACGCTTGGAGTCGCGGCCGGCGCTGAGAGGCGGAGCGGCGTGGGGCGCACTTCGATGCGGCGCACCTCCGACGGACGCAGCTCCAGGCGGCGGATGTTCGGGCTCTGCATTCGGAACGCCTCCACCGCCGGAGCAAGTCTGATCGTGCCGGGAGTTCCGGGATGGAACATGCCGCCGAAGCGCCGATTCTTGAACACGTCGGCGTATCTCGCGGTGGTGACCTGCACGTCGCGGTAGCCGCTGCCGGTCCACACGCGCAGGGTGACGGTGCCGCCCGCAGTGAGGTCGCGCATCACCCGCATGAGGCGATGCTGGCCGACGCTGCTGAGGTACGGGTCGCCCGCGTCGGCCGCGCTCGCGCGGACGTCCACGTTGTTGATGAACGCGATCCGGTGCCCCTCATAGATGCCGGCGCGCTCCGCGGGACCGTCCTCGGCGACGCCGTCCACGAACACGCCCAGCGTGTCGCGCTTGGTCGGCGATCCGCCGAGCATCAGTCCGAGGGTCGCGCGGTTGAGCATGGCGCTGTCCGCCACCATGACGCGCTCGATCACGCGATCCCGCAGCTCGGTCGCGGCCTCTTCGGCCCGCCGCGCGTCGCGCTCGACCGTCCGGGACCGGCTCTCGCCCGTCGCCTGGGCGTCCACCGTACCGCCGACCAAGCAAGCCGAGGCGAGCAAAACTAGTGTACGCATGA from the Gemmatimonadaceae bacterium genome contains:
- a CDS encoding PDZ domain-containing protein, with the protein product MRTLVLLASACLVGGTVDAQATGESRSRTVERDARRAEEAATELRDRVIERVMVADSAMLNRATLGLMLGGSPTKRDTLGVFVDGVAEDGPAERAGIYEGHRIAFINNVDVRASAADAGDPYLSSVGQHRLMRVMRDLTAGGTVTLRVWTGSGYRDVQVTTARYADVFKNRRFGGMFHPGTPGTIRLAPAVEAFRMQSPNIRRLELRPSEVRRIEVRPTPLRLSAPAATPSVTPGVLSLPRVTPTRPGVRRFTI